The following are from one region of the Acidobacteriota bacterium genome:
- a CDS encoding 16S rRNA (uracil(1498)-N(3))-methyltransferase: protein MTRRRWIADEVHGNTAALVGEHALHLVRVLRASVGQEFDIATGISVRRGTITSISDTRVDFLLGEEHSIPPAPDLTLALAIFKFDRMEWAIEKCTELGVTRIIPIIAQRTDSHLATAAAKRRERWQRLALQASEQSRRTAPPEIAAPIKLRDFCSVGDPPAEARKIVLAESENDTRLRDTLDSRPSPVVLAVGPEGGWAPDELRWFHDNHWIAASLGDTILRAETAAIVATALALDAFRSSGPV, encoded by the coding sequence ATGACCCGCCGCCGCTGGATCGCCGATGAAGTCCACGGAAATACTGCTGCTCTGGTCGGCGAACACGCACTTCACCTTGTGCGTGTGTTGCGCGCCTCTGTCGGACAGGAATTCGACATTGCCACCGGTATTTCAGTCCGGCGCGGAACCATAACTTCTATCTCCGACACTCGCGTCGACTTTTTGCTCGGCGAAGAACACTCCATCCCGCCAGCGCCTGATTTAACGCTGGCCCTGGCCATCTTCAAATTCGATCGTATGGAGTGGGCAATCGAGAAATGTACCGAGCTTGGCGTCACGCGGATCATCCCTATCATTGCGCAGCGTACCGATTCACACCTGGCAACAGCGGCTGCGAAACGTAGAGAGCGTTGGCAGCGCCTTGCTCTGCAGGCCTCGGAACAGTCACGTCGCACCGCTCCGCCGGAAATTGCTGCTCCAATCAAGCTGAGAGATTTCTGTAGCGTCGGCGACCCGCCGGCCGAAGCCCGCAAGATAGTCCTCGCCGAGTCAGAAAACGACACGCGTCTGCGCGATACCTTAGATTCCCGCCCGTCCCCAGTAGTCCTCGCCGTCGGCCCCGAAGGCGGCTGGGCACCTGACGAACTGCGATGGTTCCACGACAACCACTGGATCGCCGCCTCGCTCGGCGACACTATCCTCCGTGCCGAAACTGCCGCGATCGTCGCGACTGCCCTCGCGCTTGATGCTTTCCGAAGTAGTGGTCCAGTCTGA
- a CDS encoding ATP-dependent helicase yields MLRQVSLSVVAARKVLPDERQREAIEHVHGPMLVLAGAGTGKTTVLTQRIAHLIREGHARPDEILALTYTDNAADEMKKRVQSELEGRDTTGLQVLTFHAWCNDLLHRRGAQFGVLDDKDLWIYLRRHIRDFRLKHFVRAANVTQFLDALLDFMRRCQDELVGPDQYAAFVDRVERGEVAVQRVAKSKKQDELDPAEVLERCREIGRVFSTVERLLAENNLGTFGHMITRAYQLLKDDPALLEAERVRTRFLLVDEFQDANFAQVEILALLAGSTANVFAVGDPDQAIYRFRGASSAAFTLFAGHFPGTKFVVLEKNRRSLSPILRCAFGIVNDNPPVFSKKGSGISYQRSPLASEREVQAVAQGTPIIALPVEIVTWGDKEVEAADLARQIQKKRKEKTGDSRCTWSDFAVLYRQHSHREELVKEFAERGIPFSIEALDVLHTPEVRDVIACLTAAVSPADATSLFRVAALPQFAIDPHQLRAAMKAVRREELDFRKVLANLVRGPAVLEVVDKAHQQVKKDGVQAIDAARIVVRQFALADSAPASAFLKFVETWQRKPIVETGSPAEFLDYLDYFTQAKGTIALPPTTADAVRLLTVHTAKGLEFRHVAIIRAYSPSFPCGWKEPLVDLPPELRTSGNEDDDKALNEEEERRLFYVAMTRAKDTLAIYSHQGRAKKDPMPTKFLRDFIPNPAFKPFWHLRTAAAVQDDLFAEEEKFAIENSNVAGWLRMPPSASFVTGLSASAITTYQECPLRFKLEREWNLPRDVPASLHYGKVMHDVLRTFYDARRMGRAISDADLREQLRQGLADAGIPDRYQYELYLKQGTEQLEQFLELSRTTPQPDVLQTEQNFDLQVGATKLRGRVDRVDRIGSDQVAIVDYKTGKPKSQEEADESLQLSLYALAAEQVWGHRVAELVFYNLENNSAITTTRNGAQLEEAKLVVEKVAASIAEGRFTAKPGYHCVFCPYRNLCPETEKAIFAPQKKPARAN; encoded by the coding sequence ATGCTCCGGCAAGTGAGTCTGTCAGTTGTAGCAGCGAGGAAAGTTCTTCCCGACGAACGCCAGCGGGAAGCCATTGAGCATGTCCACGGCCCGATGCTGGTGCTAGCCGGTGCCGGCACTGGAAAGACGACTGTCCTCACGCAACGAATTGCCCACCTGATCCGCGAAGGTCACGCCCGGCCGGACGAGATTCTTGCACTCACCTATACCGACAACGCCGCCGACGAAATGAAGAAGCGCGTGCAGTCGGAACTTGAAGGCAGGGATACCACTGGCCTGCAGGTCCTCACTTTTCACGCGTGGTGCAATGACCTCCTGCATCGCCGCGGCGCGCAATTTGGGGTGCTCGACGATAAGGACTTGTGGATCTATCTACGCCGGCACATCCGCGATTTTCGGCTGAAGCATTTCGTTCGCGCAGCCAACGTGACGCAGTTTTTGGATGCTCTGCTCGATTTCATGCGCCGGTGCCAGGACGAACTAGTCGGCCCCGACCAATACGCTGCCTTCGTCGATCGTGTCGAGCGCGGTGAAGTTGCCGTGCAGCGTGTCGCCAAGTCCAAGAAGCAGGATGAGCTTGATCCCGCAGAAGTGCTCGAGCGCTGCCGCGAGATTGGGCGGGTCTTCTCCACCGTCGAACGCCTGCTCGCGGAAAACAACCTGGGCACGTTCGGCCACATGATCACGCGGGCTTATCAGCTTCTGAAGGACGATCCGGCCTTGCTGGAAGCCGAACGCGTTCGCACACGATTTCTGCTGGTCGACGAATTTCAGGATGCCAACTTCGCGCAGGTCGAAATCCTTGCGTTGCTTGCCGGCTCCACAGCGAACGTATTCGCCGTCGGCGATCCCGACCAGGCGATCTACCGCTTTCGTGGAGCGTCCAGCGCGGCATTTACATTGTTTGCCGGACACTTTCCAGGTACGAAGTTCGTCGTTCTGGAGAAGAACCGGCGCTCGCTCTCGCCGATCCTGCGGTGCGCGTTCGGCATTGTGAATGACAACCCACCGGTCTTCTCGAAGAAGGGAAGCGGGATTTCCTATCAGCGGTCGCCGCTCGCATCGGAACGCGAGGTGCAGGCCGTCGCCCAAGGTACACCGATCATCGCGCTGCCAGTTGAAATCGTCACCTGGGGAGACAAAGAAGTTGAGGCAGCCGATCTGGCGCGCCAGATACAGAAGAAGCGCAAAGAGAAGACTGGTGACTCGCGCTGCACATGGAGCGACTTCGCCGTCCTCTACCGCCAGCACAGCCATCGCGAAGAATTGGTCAAGGAGTTCGCCGAGCGGGGCATCCCGTTTTCCATCGAGGCATTGGATGTCTTGCATACTCCGGAAGTCCGTGACGTCATTGCGTGCCTGACGGCTGCCGTGAGCCCAGCCGATGCGACGAGTTTGTTTCGTGTGGCTGCTCTGCCGCAGTTTGCCATCGACCCCCATCAATTGCGTGCTGCGATGAAGGCAGTAAGGCGTGAAGAACTCGACTTCCGCAAGGTGCTCGCCAATCTCGTCCGCGGGCCAGCTGTTCTCGAGGTAGTCGATAAAGCACATCAACAGGTAAAGAAAGATGGAGTGCAGGCCATCGATGCGGCGAGGATCGTCGTGCGCCAGTTCGCATTGGCGGACTCAGCGCCCGCGTCTGCGTTTCTCAAGTTTGTGGAGACTTGGCAGAGAAAGCCGATTGTCGAAACGGGTAGCCCCGCGGAATTTCTTGACTATCTGGATTACTTCACGCAAGCCAAGGGCACCATCGCGCTTCCGCCGACGACTGCTGACGCTGTCCGGCTCCTGACCGTGCACACCGCCAAGGGTCTCGAGTTTAGACATGTTGCGATCATCCGAGCCTACTCGCCCTCCTTCCCTTGCGGCTGGAAAGAGCCTCTCGTTGACCTGCCGCCCGAGCTGCGGACTTCCGGGAACGAGGATGATGACAAAGCCTTGAATGAAGAGGAAGAGCGGCGATTGTTCTACGTCGCGATGACCCGCGCGAAGGATACACTCGCGATCTACAGCCATCAGGGACGCGCCAAGAAAGATCCGATGCCGACGAAGTTCCTGCGCGATTTCATCCCGAACCCGGCCTTCAAGCCGTTTTGGCATCTCCGCACCGCTGCCGCGGTACAGGACGACCTGTTCGCAGAAGAAGAGAAGTTTGCCATCGAGAATTCCAACGTTGCCGGGTGGCTGCGTATGCCGCCCTCTGCAAGTTTCGTGACCGGACTCAGCGCATCCGCCATCACGACCTATCAGGAATGCCCGCTTCGCTTCAAGTTGGAGCGAGAGTGGAACCTGCCGCGCGACGTGCCAGCGTCGTTGCACTACGGCAAGGTCATGCACGATGTTCTGCGCACGTTTTACGACGCCCGCCGCATGGGGCGTGCGATCAGCGACGCTGATCTTCGCGAGCAGCTGCGGCAGGGACTTGCGGACGCGGGCATTCCCGACCGCTATCAATACGAGCTGTATCTCAAGCAGGGAACTGAACAGCTGGAACAGTTTCTCGAGCTGTCGCGGACCACTCCCCAGCCTGATGTCCTCCAGACCGAACAGAATTTCGATTTGCAGGTAGGCGCGACGAAATTAAGGGGACGAGTCGATCGGGTCGACCGGATCGGTTCCGACCAGGTCGCGATCGTCGACTACAAGACCGGAAAGCCAAAGTCGCAGGAAGAAGCCGACGAGAGTCTACAGCTCTCCCTGTACGCGCTCGCTGCCGAACAAGTCTGGGGACATCGTGTCGCCGAGCTGGTTTTCTACAATCTGGAAAACAATTCGGCGATCACGACGACCCGCAATGGAGCGCAACTGGAGGAGGCAAAATTGGTTGTTGAGAAGGTTGCGGCGAGTATTGCGGAAGGAAGGTTTACCGCCAAACCGGGCTACCACTGCGTCTTTTGCCCGTATCGGAACTTATGCCCAGAAACTGAAAAGGCGATTTTCGCCCCTCAGAAAAAACCTGCTCGCGCGAACTGA
- a CDS encoding acetyl-CoA C-acetyltransferase, with translation MAGSNDVVIISGCRTPIGKFQGSLSDMSAPQLGAVAVREAVKRANLDPKLVDECIMGNVVSAGLGQNPARQAALFGGLAPEVGAMTINKVCGSGLKSVALAAQAIETGNSSIVVAGGMESMTNAPYLLPNARKGYRLGNGQLIDSMVHDGLWDIFNDYHMGITGENVAEKYGVTREDQDEFAVNSHRKAIAAQKECRFKSQIVPVEIPAKKKGQPAVIFDKDEGPREDTTIEVLRALKPAFKKDGTVTAGNAPGVNDGAAALVVTSAARAKELGAAPLVRIVAQATSGVEPKWVMMAPVGAVQKIWQKTGWKKDDVDLYELNEAFSVQALGVIRELGLDMNRVNVNGGAVALGHPIGASGARVLVTLIYEMIRRDVHRGIAALCLGGGNAVAMAVER, from the coding sequence ATGGCTGGTTCCAATGATGTTGTGATCATTTCCGGATGTCGCACTCCAATCGGAAAATTCCAGGGAAGTCTGAGTGACATGTCCGCTCCCCAACTCGGTGCGGTGGCTGTCCGCGAAGCGGTAAAGCGCGCCAATCTCGATCCGAAACTGGTTGACGAGTGCATCATGGGCAACGTTGTGTCGGCGGGACTCGGACAAAATCCCGCGCGTCAGGCCGCACTCTTCGGTGGACTCGCTCCCGAGGTAGGTGCCATGACAATCAACAAAGTTTGTGGCTCCGGATTGAAATCAGTCGCTCTCGCCGCGCAGGCGATCGAGACCGGCAACAGTTCCATCGTTGTTGCAGGCGGCATGGAGTCGATGACCAACGCTCCCTACCTGCTTCCGAACGCGCGTAAAGGCTATCGTCTCGGCAACGGTCAACTGATCGATTCCATGGTCCACGATGGCTTGTGGGACATCTTCAACGACTACCACATGGGAATCACAGGTGAGAATGTCGCAGAGAAATATGGAGTGACTCGCGAAGATCAGGACGAGTTCGCAGTCAATTCTCATCGCAAGGCAATCGCAGCGCAGAAAGAATGCCGCTTCAAATCACAGATCGTTCCCGTCGAGATCCCTGCCAAGAAGAAAGGGCAGCCGGCTGTGATCTTCGATAAGGACGAAGGTCCACGCGAGGACACGACCATCGAAGTGCTGCGCGCCCTCAAGCCTGCATTCAAGAAAGACGGAACCGTCACTGCTGGAAACGCACCCGGCGTCAACGACGGCGCGGCGGCACTCGTCGTAACCAGCGCAGCCCGCGCGAAGGAACTTGGGGCGGCTCCTCTGGTGCGGATTGTCGCGCAAGCGACAAGCGGCGTTGAGCCAAAGTGGGTGATGATGGCGCCCGTCGGTGCCGTCCAGAAGATCTGGCAGAAGACTGGATGGAAGAAAGACGACGTGGACCTGTACGAATTGAACGAGGCTTTCTCGGTGCAGGCCCTGGGAGTGATTCGAGAACTCGGCCTTGATATGAACCGCGTCAACGTGAATGGCGGCGCAGTTGCCTTGGGTCATCCGATCGGAGCGAGCGGAGCGCGGGTGCTGGTCACGTTGATCTATGAGATGATCCGCCGCGATGTTCACCGCGGTATTGCCGCACTCTGCCTCGGTGGCGGCAATGCCGTAGCGATGGCAGTGGAGCGCTAA